The Podospora bellae-mahoneyi strain CBS 112042 chromosome 7, whole genome shotgun sequence genome includes a window with the following:
- a CDS encoding hypothetical protein (EggNog:ENOG503P4K9), producing the protein MTTKSAANLQTFHHFPLLPFEIRLEIWELTASPARLRALRASKTYDTAVGPPPIPAPLHTCSEARSFLTSGHPPVYHKMYLDCTPPNDSQESSSHRKYTWANWELDTLVLEDSLHTVVLDHIATMLMPKRLAVPCLKGYVSNFLFELIDKLKSVKEVELLLDDVDSPFDRSSWEAGWHSPAMEFDFGHIETFWLVHDGGRKRWAKWDEWRAEKRWEFDEDDLDEALMETFRELRMTIPGWKPFGRPARDIDADIRFT; encoded by the coding sequence ATGACAACAAAATCAGccgccaacctccaaacCTTTCATCActtcccccttcttcctttcGAAATCCGTTTGGAGATATGGGAActcaccgcctcccccgccagACTGCGCGCCCTCCGTGCCTCCAAGACCTACGACACAGCCGTCGGCCCACCCCCGATTCCAGCACCGCTGCACACCTGCAGCGAGGCACGAAGCTTCTTAACCTCTGGTCACCCCCCCGTGTATCACAAAATGTACCTAGATTGCACCCCCCCCAACGATAGTCAAGAATCCTCCTCGCACAGAAAATACACCTGGGCTAACTGGGAGCTTGACACATTGGTTTTGGAAGACTCACTGCACACAGTCGTTCTTGATCATATTGCCACGATGTTGATGCCGAAGCGGCTGGCGGTTCCCTGCTTGAAGGGATATGTCTCGAACTTCTTGTTTGAGCTTATTGACAAGCTGAAAAGTGTCAAGGAGGTTGAACTTTTGCTGGACGACGTCGACTCTCCTTTTGATAGGTCCTCCTGGGAGGCAGGCTGGCACAGCCCTGCCATGGAGTTTGATTTTGGGCACATTGAGACCTTTTGGCTCGTGCATGATGGCGGCAGGAAACGGTGGGCCAAGTGGGATGAATGGCGCGCCGAAAAGAGATGGGAGTTTGATGAAGACGATTTGGATGAGGCGTTGATGGAGACTTTCAGGGAGCTCCGCATGACGATACCTGGGTGGAAGCCCTTTGGTCGTCCTGCACGGGACATAGATGCGGACATTCGGTTCACCTGA